In Meiothermus sp. QL-1, the sequence GAGGCCCACCAGCACCACCGTGCCCCCCGGTTCCGCTGCGTTCACGGCCAGGCCCAGGGTGGCTTGGCTGCCCACACAGTCCATCACCCGCTCGAAGGGGCCCTCCGGCTTTTCCAAAACCCTTTCGATGAAGCCAAGCCTGGCCAGCCACTGCTGCCGCAGGGGGTTGCGTTCGGCCACCCAGACCCGCGCCCCGGCCCGGGCCAGGAGCCAGGCCGCCAGGGCGCCAATGGCCCCCCCGCCCAGCACCAGCACCCGCCGCCCCAGCACCGGCCCTAAAAGCTCCACCGCCCGCAAGGCCACCGCCAACGGCTCGCACAAAGCCCCCTTCCAAAGGGGCAGGCCCTCCGGCAAGGGGTAGAGCTGCGCCAGGGGCAGCCGGATCTGCTGGGCAAACCCCCCCCAGTGGTGAAAGCCCACGTTGGTGCGCCGGGCGCAGAGGTTGGAAAGCCCCCGGCGGCAATGGTCGCAGCGCCCGCAGGCCACCAGCGGGTTCACCGCTACGGCCCGGCCCACCCAGTCCTCAGGGCCTTCCAGCACCGTTGCGGCAATCTCGTGCCCCAGCACCAAGGGTGGGCGCCAGCGGGCCCGCATGGCCGGGGTGCCCTTGTAGACGCTCAGGTCGCTGCCGCACACGCCGCAGGCCGCCACCTGCAGCAGCACCCCGCCCTCCCTAGGGGGGGCCACCTCCTGCAGGGTTAGCTTCTCGAAGTCCTCCAGTACCACCGCTTGCATCAGGCCCGCTCCTTCGCCGGCAGGCGCAGCCATCCCCACCAGCCCAGCCGAAGGCCCAGCACCCCCACCACCATGGCCAGGTTCAAAAAGGCCAGCACAAGGGCCAAGGGCCGCTCGAAGAAGCTCAGGAGGTTCCAGTGGGTCTTGATCATGCTGACCATGAAGTGCTGCTCCAGCAAAGGCCCCAGCACCATCCCCAGCACCACCAGCCCCAGGGGGAAGCCCCCCTGCCGCAGCACAAAGCCCAAAGCGCCCAGCACCGCCAGCAAATAGAGGTCGAAGGGGTTGTTGTTGACGGCATACGCCCCCACCACACATAGCCCCAGCACTGCCCCCATCAGCACCCGCATGGGAATCCGGAGCAGGCTTTGCACCACCAAAGCGCTCAGGTAGCCCCCCAAAGGCATCAGCACCGCGCTCGCCAAGAAGAAGGCCAGGTAAATCTGTACCACCAGGGCCCCGTGCTTGTTGAAGAGCTCCGGGCCGGGGGTGATGCCCATGGCCAGGAACATCCCCAGCAGGATGGCGGTGAGGGTATCGCCAGGTAGCCCCAGGGCCATGGCCGGAATCCAGGCCCCGGCCACCGCCGCGTTGTTGGCGCTGCTGCCGTCCAGGGCTACTTGTTCCGGGCGGCCCTTGCGCATCCGGCGCAGGTTGCTGGAAATCCAGGCGGCTATATCCGAGCCGGCCCCCGGCAAAAAGCCCACGAAGGTACCCAGCACCGAGGAACGCGCCAGGCTTCCGCGCTCTTTCCAGCATAACCGCCCGGCTTCAAAAAAGTACCTTCGGAAGACCGAACCCCGCCCCAGCCCCTCGGCGTGGGGGCTCGATGCGCGTGGACCGTGGAGCAGGTGGTGCAGCACCTCGCTCACCCCAAAGAAGGCGATCAGGGCCACGATAAAGTCGATGCCCCCCAGCAGGTCGCGCTGGCCAAAGGTGAAGCGGGGGTTGCCCAGGGCGGGGTCGTAGCCGATGGTGGCCAGGAGCATCCCCAGGGCAAAGGCGATGGCCCCTTTCCACACCCGGGGCACCGCCAGAATGCCGCTCAGGATGCCCAAGAGCACCAGCCAGAAGTACTCGAAGGAGGAAAACTGCCGGGCGATGGCCACCAGCCCCAGCGAGCCCACCACCAAAAAGCCCAGCCCTATCAGGCTGCCAACGGCCGAGGGCAGGGCCGAAAGCCCCAGAGCGAAGGCAGGGGAGCGCTTTTTGGCCACCTCGTGCAGTTCCTCGGCGTAGGCCGCCGAGGCCGGGGTGCCGGGCATCCGCACCAGCACCGAGCCGATATCTCCGGCGAAAATGGCGGTGGCGGTGATGCCGATGAGGGCGGCCAGGGCCACCTCTGGGCCCAAAAAGAGTAGGATGGGAATGGCCAGGCTGATGGCCAGGGTAGCGGTAAGGCCGGGAATGGCCCCGAAGATAGCTCCGTACAGCGACCCCAGCAGCAAAGCCAGCAAAGCTTCCGGGCTCAGGAAGCTCATCCCTGCACCCCCAGGATGCGCTGGAAGGCCAGGTAGACCAGCAAGGCCACCCCTCCGCCGGTGAGCAGGGCTCCCAGGGGGCGTGTTCCCAAAAGCCAGGCCCCGGCCAGAGCGTAAAGTCCGGCGGTCAGGCTTAGCCCCACCAGCCTTAGCAGCCAGGGGGCCAGGGCCAGGGCCACAAGGGCTAGCAGCACCCGGCCCTCACCGCCCTGGAGCCCTGCCTTGCTTCCCCGCCCTTCCCACCAAAGCCCCGCGCCGCTCAAGAGCAGCACCACTCCCAGGATGCTGGGAAACAAGGCCGGGCCGGGGTAGCCCCCCTCCATCTGCGGCAGGCCTTGGCTGAGGAGGAGGGCAGCCGTACCCAGGGCTATGGCCAGCAGAGCTGTGACGCGTTCCCAGAAGCGTTCGGTTGGCACGTGGAGCCCCTTTTAGAACCTGAGGTCAAGCTCCTGCACAATTTGCTGCATGGCCCGGGTGCGCTCCTGCAGGAAGGCCAGGCTGGCTTTTCGGTCGAGGTGGTTGATGACCAGGTTGGCGTTGTTCATGAAGCGCACGAACTCGGGGTCTTGTACGGCTTTGGCAAAGGCCTTGTCGAGTACATCCACCACCGAGGGCAGGGTGTACTTGGGTGCGGCGGCCATCAGGAAGGAGGCAAAGGTCCAGTCTATGCCCAATTCCTTGAGGGTGGGTACATCGGGGAAGCTGGGGAAGCGCCTATCGGTCATGAAGGCCAGGAAGCGGGCCTCGCCGGACCTAACCAAAGCACTGGCCTCGCCGATGGCCACAAAGGCCACGTTGACCCCACCGGCGATAAGTTCCTGCAGCGCCGCCGCGGCCCCCTGCGCGGGCACCCAGGGCAGGGCGTTTTCCCTGGCCCCAATGGCCCTCAAAAAGCCCAGCCGGGCAAAGTCGTAGGAACCCCACTTGGCGGTGCCGGAGGCCTTGTACCTGCCGGGGTTCTGTTTGATGTCGGCCACCAGCTCCTGCACGCTGCGCCAAGGAGCATCCCTGCGCACCACGATGGCCACCGGGTTCAGCACCAGAAGCGAGACTGGGGTGAACTGTTCGGCGTCGATCCTGGTCTGGGCAACCCAGGGGGGCAGCACGACCTCTAAGGTGATGATGCCGATGGTGTAACCGTCGGGGCGGCCCTGGGCAATAGCCCCGTGACCTACGGCGCCACCCCCGCCGGTGCGGTTGACCACCTGGAAGGGCACCCCCAGGTTTTTCTCCAGAATAGGGGCCAGAGCCCTTGCAGTGAGGTCGGTGGAGCCCCCAGGCGACCAGGGCACGA encodes:
- a CDS encoding tripartite tricarboxylate transporter permease is translated as MSFLSPEALLALLLGSLYGAIFGAIPGLTATLAISLAIPILLFLGPEVALAALIGITATAIFAGDIGSVLVRMPGTPASAAYAEELHEVAKKRSPAFALGLSALPSAVGSLIGLGFLVVGSLGLVAIARQFSSFEYFWLVLLGILSGILAVPRVWKGAIAFALGMLLATIGYDPALGNPRFTFGQRDLLGGIDFIVALIAFFGVSEVLHHLLHGPRASSPHAEGLGRGSVFRRYFFEAGRLCWKERGSLARSSVLGTFVGFLPGAGSDIAAWISSNLRRMRKGRPEQVALDGSSANNAAVAGAWIPAMALGLPGDTLTAILLGMFLAMGITPGPELFNKHGALVVQIYLAFFLASAVLMPLGGYLSALVVQSLLRIPMRVLMGAVLGLCVVGAYAVNNNPFDLYLLAVLGALGFVLRQGGFPLGLVVLGMVLGPLLEQHFMVSMIKTHWNLLSFFERPLALVLAFLNLAMVVGVLGLRLGWWGWLRLPAKERA
- a CDS encoding tripartite tricarboxylate transporter substrate binding protein, whose amino-acid sequence is MKRWWTFVLTLIVALLGLGLAQRYPVRPVTLIVPWSPGGSTDLTARALAPILEKNLGVPFQVVNRTGGGGAVGHGAIAQGRPDGYTIGIITLEVVLPPWVAQTRIDAEQFTPVSLLVLNPVAIVVRRDAPWRSVQELVADIKQNPGRYKASGTAKWGSYDFARLGFLRAIGARENALPWVPAQGAAAALQELIAGGVNVAFVAIGEASALVRSGEARFLAFMTDRRFPSFPDVPTLKELGIDWTFASFLMAAAPKYTLPSVVDVLDKAFAKAVQDPEFVRFMNNANLVINHLDRKASLAFLQERTRAMQQIVQELDLRF
- a CDS encoding tripartite tricarboxylate transporter TctB family protein; the protein is MPTERFWERVTALLAIALGTAALLLSQGLPQMEGGYPGPALFPSILGVVLLLSGAGLWWEGRGSKAGLQGGEGRVLLALVALALAPWLLRLVGLSLTAGLYALAGAWLLGTRPLGALLTGGGVALLVYLAFQRILGVQG
- a CDS encoding zinc-binding dehydrogenase produces the protein MQAVVLEDFEKLTLQEVAPPREGGVLLQVAACGVCGSDLSVYKGTPAMRARWRPPLVLGHEIAATVLEGPEDWVGRAVAVNPLVACGRCDHCRRGLSNLCARRTNVGFHHWGGFAQQIRLPLAQLYPLPEGLPLWKGALCEPLAVALRAVELLGPVLGRRVLVLGGGAIGALAAWLLARAGARVWVAERNPLRQQWLARLGFIERVLEKPEGPFERVMDCVGSQATLGLAVNAAEPGGTVVLVGLEATEAPLPLQRVVLQEIALKGAYVFTHDDFARAVELVAHLPEELAVVRPFSAFQESFTELLEGRLAQPKVVLVW